Below is a genomic region from Miscanthus floridulus cultivar M001 chromosome 1, ASM1932011v1, whole genome shotgun sequence.
aaccgtaggtcgtggcatggtgcgttcggttaggagtaagaacaaaagttacatagggcaatcaaaggaaaaggaatacGCTTCCGTTCGGGGACACAGTTGTTTACCGTGTGTCAGTAAAAAAAAGGAGTAAAATGAGAGGTAGTATCAtgtattgtacccttatggagcccccgagcgactcgggctgaaagtgttcgggctggggtgctttataggGGCAAGTGTCGACTAAAAAGCagttagaccaaatttaggggaaaaaacaacatagctgttcactattctaagtgttggtgagaacattgccattgttgtcctccagtcggtaggtgcccggttgaATTACTTTGGTCaccatatagggcccttcccatggtggagagagcttgtgttttccATCGTTAATTGGGTCCTTcagagtacgagatcaccgactttgagtatcctccctttgatcttcctttcatggtacctgtggagTGTTTGTTGGTCGCGAGCAGAGTGGATGATGATCGTCTCGtaggcctcttcgagcaggtcgactgcgtcttgttggGCCTCCATGActcggtcgcggtcgaaagccttcactatTGGGGCAACGTGGTCGAGGTTGGAGAGCAGTACTGCcttagctccataggccaggaagaagggtgtgaaccctgtggatcggtttagggtcgttcttaggctctagaggatcacttgaacctctacaacccattgcccggcgtacttgttgagtcggtcaaagatacatgacttaagtccttagaggaccatgccattagcacGTTCGACCTAAccattagttcatggatgtccgaccgaggctcaGTTGATCATGATGTCATATctatcactgaagtctaggaacttctttccgataaagttagtcccgtggtcagtgatgatatagttagaaacaacgaaccgatagatgatgtcgacaaAGAATTTGACTGTCTcctccacttggtgaacttgtcgactgctacgagtaggtgagtgaagccgcctaggccctttttgaggggccccaccatgtcgaggccccagaccatgaatggccaggtgatggggatggttcggAGCTCCTGTGCTGATAAATGGGTTTgctgagcgtagaactggcatccttcacacctgtggacgacctcctctgcatctcatagcgtggtgggctagtaaaaaccttagcgcaaggcttttctgaccagtgaccttggggccgTGTGATGTCTGCAAAtctcggcatggacctcgaggaggagttgctTCCCCTAGGTGgtggggacgcacttcatgagcactcttgACGGACTCTGTTTGTACAGCTCATCACCGAGcgtgatgaaggtcttggcatgtcgagcgattcatcaggcttcagtcctttcgggtgggagaacttcctcgaggaggtaggcgagtagcggcgctcgctagtCGGTTTGACCGAGTGCCAATACGGTGATGTTTGCGGGTGACGTCATCATGGAGGTTCTaggatcagagcccccgagcaccaGCTTGGCATTGGGGTCAAAGCCCCCGGGTGCTGGCTTGGCGTTAGGGTCGGAGCCCCTGGGTGCTGGCTGGgcgtcggggtgtgtctagatcagaccttctaggatgcgggcggatAGCTCGTGgacgtcattgatgaagaccctgctTGGGGATGGATCTCTCCTGGTAGCCAATTTCAcaagaaaatcggtggcatcattgtcccttcgagggacatgatgtagatcgatcccctagaatttgtccttaagcttgcacacctcttggcagtatgctgccatgaggaggtttttgcaggaggactcattcatgacctgatcaacgactagctccGAGTCGCCGCGAACGTAAAGTCacgtagcaccaagctcgatggtgatgcatagtccattgatgagggcctcgtactccacggcattgtttgaggctagaaagtggaggcagatggcgtaGCGGATCCTACTCCTgcttggggagatcagaaccactccagcccccgagtcgggtgccattacggacctgtcgaagtacattgtccagtactcatagGTGACGTCTGGGGTCGATAGCTgtacctctgtccattcggcgacaaaatccatgagagcctgagatttaatagcgATAGGGGGGATGTACCATATGTCATGgtccatgagtttgagtgcccacttagagatccgttCTATGGTGtcatggttgtggatgatgtccccgagtgggtatgaagtgatgaccatgacttcgtggtcgatgaagtagtgcaggagctttcgggtcgccatcagcatggtgtataggagtttctgcacctgggggtatcggaccttggggtcggcgAGTACTTcgccgatgaagtatatgggccgctggaccttaagctggtgtcccggctcctctcTTTCGACGACCAgcgcggcgcttaccacatggtagctggccgtgatgtagaggagaaggggttctcctcgTTCAGGAGTGATGAGGAACCAAGGTGACGTCaaggacgctttgaggctctctagggcctgctgggcttcctcagtccacaCGAAAGTGTTTGtatttttgaggagcttgtagagcggcatcccccattcgccgagCCAGCAAATGAATCGACTTAGGGTAGCCAgacagccagtgagcctttgcatgcccttgatgttgcgtatgggacccatgttggagatggccatgattttttcggggttggcctcgatgccatgctcggacacaatatatcctagcagcttcccctttggaaccccaaaaatgcattttttgggattcaacctgatgttgaacctttggaggttcgtgAACATCGCGGCCATGTTTGCGATTAGGTGACAggcttgagctattttgaccactatgtcatcaacatagatggcgatcaTTGGTCTTGGCCGTTCGATttggtcaggctgatcgagcgggtcgatttggtcggcgaagcattgctgcaagTACCACTAGTAGGTGACGCCAGCATTCTTCAAGCCgaatggcatggttacatagcagtatgaaccatatggggtgatgaacgaggttgcgagctgatcagactTTTTCATCGTGATcaagtgatagcctgagtaggcatctagaaagaagAGGATCTCggaacccgaggtggagtcgactatctagtctatgcgcggccaaggaaagtgatcctttggacatgctttgttgatgcCCGTatagtcaacgcacattctccactttctggtcttctttttaacaagaacgggattagcaAGCCGGTCGGAGTGGAAtgcctctctgatgaatccggctgcaaGGAGTTTGGCTatctctttgcctatggccctgtgcctctcatcatcgaagcgatgcaggcgctgcttggcgggctttgagcctgaGATGAGGCACAGTGCATGCTCAATGACCCCCCATGGTATGCCCGACATGTCAAAAGACTGCCATGCGAAGACGTCGTGGTTGTCACGCAGGAAGTCGACAAGCTCGCgttcctatttggccgagagctggGTCTCGATCtgaaccatcttggttgggtcggtggggtcgattcccaccgccttggtttcctcaagtgatcgaaaggccatcgaggaggttggttggttgcagtctaggactactaAGATCGATGATTCCCCGAGACGCGGGAGCTTGGACGAGTTGATGACcatagtggcgagctcgtagtgctcgcggtcgcacgtgaaggcatgcaaaaaggcgctactcatggtgatgatgccgtttggtcctagcatcttcagcttaaggtaggtgtagttggggattaccatgaatttggtgtagcatggccaccccaagatggcgtggtaggttcctggaaagtccaccacttcgaaggtgagaacCTCCGAGCAAAAGTTGGCTTAGCTGCCGaatgtgatgggcaggtcgatctgcctgagcaggtatgcctgtgctcccagGATCactccatggaagggagagcccactaGGTAAAGCTCTAAtcgagggatgcgcatggcgttgagggtgtcgacgtagaggatgttgaggccactacctccatccattagcaccttggtgaggcgcttcttgtggacgatgggatCAACAATGAGTGGGTAGCATTCTGGTCTcatgatgtgggagggatggtgcctctaatcgaaggtgatcgaagatttcaaccagctgaggaaggaggggacggccgtctcagCGGCGCATGCttccctatagcgtaccttgtgctggtgcttggaccCGATGGCATCAAATCcgctgaagatcatgatgcattcattaGTGTCGGGGAAACTGTCTCCATCCTTACCCactatgcctcctttcttggctgccgcctctttgctgtccttatagaggtgtttgatggggtaggcatggttggtgcatgagctatccatgagcttattgaaatggtcaggtaggccctattggggctgcttgcctgtgAGGTCAGTTGCGGCAATCAACGTGGTGTTGTCCGGTCgacgccgatcctttttgttcttcttgcccctttgtgtggaggggccctcgtcttagtctgtgcgcttggccttacctttgtcttGGCCTCTATTGAAAACCACTTTGACCGCTTCCTTGttggaggcatggttagtggcgatgtcgagtaggtcgtgggtggtacgaggttttaggcatccaagcttgtggatttggGACTCGTAggtcgtcctagagaggaacgcgctgatgacgtccgtgtcgatgacatcagggaggctgttgcatcattgggagaacctacggatgtagtcccatagggacttgctgggctcctgctggcaactcttgaggtcccaggagttcctagggcagacatacgtcccctagaaattcccgatgaagaccctcttgaggtctgcctagttgtggatgctgtcgtgtgggaggaattcaagccatgcccgaacatgttctcccacacagatggggagatactgaatgatgaaatagtcatcatctacCCCTCCGGCTCAGCAAGTGAGCCAGAAATCTTCAAGCCAAAtactagggtttgtctccccggtgtacttcatgatgttggtgggtgatcggaagcgctgtgggaacggcgtTCTCCGGATACGTCggtcaaaggcccatggccctagaccctcagggctaggactctagtCGTCTAGTCggtgaccatgcctggggtgcgtttcaccgctcccctcgatggttcggccgggATCCATGTCGCCTGCTCTTGCCACCGCTcggtggacatcatcatcgtgCCGGGCCCGATGCCAGTTGCTGGCAATGCTACGAGCATCCTGGTGCGGACTAGGCTGCTCATGTATCGGCGGTCAGTGgggagcaggcgccaggtcggACCATGGCATGGCTGCCGCCCTCGAGCCACACCTAgcggctatagcggtgagcggatggagcgatccatctggtgcatccccatTCTCCTAGTGGGGAAAGAGGGCACGTGTTGGAGTCGTGATGCAGAGCTTTCCACCTATTGAACAACTGCGacttctactagaacccggaggttcTAGTAGACTGCCCACTCCTAGAGGTCGATGGGCTTGGGAatgccgcgtagaagcattgccgcaacggcgatgttctggccagcctgtGCAAACTATGGGAGAttgttcccctcattcatgatgttgtGTTGGACCTAACGGGCGGTGCGCTTGTGTAGACATGAGGGCCCCCACACGTGGGTCTAGAGGGATGTGAGTCTACGTAGATTCCACAACCACCGACGGCTAtcctagagcatccaccatagcacactcccagGATGGATGGTGGcgaggtgctgcatcacctatgcTGGAGCCATTGCTCTCACCCTTGTCATCCGGGAGTTCATGGAGAGTGgcaggagcatagctcaccattcccacaaatttggatgtgaggggggatggtgccagcatcctttaGAACCCCTGAGCGAATGCATCCACGAGGggtgcgaggccataggggaaccaaacGTACGGTGTTCGTGGCACAAGCAGTACGGTCCCTCTGgatgatcggtgggagatagtggataaagagtaaataacagtacgcatattacttacagtggggtttgagcagagagtttgctcggaatgacaCGCAGATGCAGCATCATTGAAGTCATGCGTCCTGGAGtcaatggagggcgcccctccaatggGTGCTGGGatgagtgcctcctcatggaggtgtagtacgccgagccagtcgACGACGAAGTCCAAGCTTCTgaggaggaaggcctgggatggctcgaagatgggtggaacccacaacCCAACAGGAGGGAgcgcgggaaactctagtgagccaaagcgaatcgaatCCCAGAGCCcaccacgacgagggtggtagaaaagtgggccatccaaagaccaaaaagtgttgaatgtacaacgttttccccatggacgacgccaactgtcggtgcagaaagtgaccaacaagtaaatatatGTAGTTTTCCCgtatgttgtgattggaggtggcctagcactcaatggcatatgatttatactagttcaagcaacgtgccctactcctagtttgagtcagtcagtgactttattcctgagcttaggtgctcgaagtttgcagtggggttacaaatgagaaggacaaAGATGGGGTGCACGAGAGGTCCGGTTGGCTCCGGTTGGAAGGGCTAGgagcgataggagctcctctATGCGCTAaggttcaagcatgtgcttgaggtccaaacctggtAGTTCTATGGTTGTGCgctagtgaacttggttgatctaatgaatctgaaatgacttgtatgaacttgaatccacttagtctcttgggagagagtgcatatccttttatagatgaagggggtggccttacaagtgagagggagagagttcatatgtttctaagtcttgttgcccacgtcggtaAGTATAGgaggatggtaggtgcccacaacactattggatgtcggttgtatgtgggaggttatgTCGTCTTGTTATGGGTATGGTAGATGTTggcacctgcatatactgttgatgcctagaggcatgtgaggagtttcaccatgttcacttggtacggtaaattCTAGGGCccgcaacactatcgatgcctagaggtatgTGGGGGCCTTATCATATCGGAGTTAacaacgcccacaatactgtagaggaaaatgttaGCGCCTTTAATACTGTTTGTATCAGGGTGGTTATAGAGTACTGTTCCTATAGGTGATGGGGTACAGTCCCTGGTATcctggtttgacttgagcgccttgccttactTTCTTTGTTTGCTCCCTGGTCCCTTCTGGGCGAGCATCCCCGgttggttggtcctagtcggctctggttgcgccagtcgaagaagagcagtgagcagggtctttgcataccctagtcagagacatggggtcagagtcggagttAGTGCTTTGCCAAGCATTCCGGTCAGGGAGACCGtccggaggcgttggagaccgaagtgagtgctccagtcggagaggtgggctagagtcgatAAGTGGgtgctgttcct
It encodes:
- the LOC136462947 gene encoding uncharacterized protein, whose protein sequence is MPLYKLLKNTNTFVWTEEAQQALESLKASLTSPWFLITPERGEPLLLYITASYHVVSAALVVEREEPGHQLKVQRPIYFIGEVLADPKVRYPQVQKLLYTMLMATRKLLHYFIDHEVMVITSYPLGDIIHNHDTIERISKWALKLMDHDIWYIPPIAIKSQALMDFVAEWTEVQLSTPDVTYEYWTMYFDRSVMAPDSGAGVVLISPSRSRIRYAICLHFLASNNAVEYEALINGLCITIELGAT